The nucleotide sequence ACGCCCAAGTTGTAGTGAGCATTTGCATCGTCGGGATTTAAGGCTATAGCCTGCTGGTAGGATGCGATCGCCTCCTCTAGTTTACCCGCTGCGTCGAAAACATTACCCAGGTTATAGTGAGCTTCGGCATTTTGGGGATTTGCAGCTATAGCCTGCTGGTAGGATGCGATCGCCTCTTCTACCTTCCCTTGCTCCTCAAAAGCATACCCCAGATTGTTGTAGGCTTCGGCATTTTGGGGATTTGCGGTTATAGCTTGCTGGTAAGATGCGATCGCATCCTCTAACTTCCCCTGAGCCTGAAGAACAACCCCCAAGTTGTTATAAATATCAGCGCGATCGGGTTTAGCTTGAAGAATTTCGCGGTAGATTTCTTCAGCTTCTATTAAACGTCCAGCCTGATGATGTTTTAGGGCAATTGCCAGTTTGTCATTAGTCATATCTTGTCCGTTTGCATTGTTATTACATGAGTCATATCGTCAAATTTTCTGTTGTCATCGTTGGTTAAATTTTTACCGCAGATGAAGACAGATGAACGCAGATAAACGCAGATAAGAATAAGAACAGAATTTTTTAGGTAACCGATGCGTAAGGACATGATATCATTAGTCATTAGTCCCTTTCCGCCACAAGATTATGTAGGGGCGAAGCATTGCGGAATTAACGTTTCGTTTTTGAGTTAAGGTTATTCCGCAATGCTTCGCCCTCCCACTATACATAGTCTTCCACCGAGAAGGCAGTAGTCTTTAGTCATTAGTCATTGGTGACCCAATGCCCAATGCTTGCTGACTATTCATTCTGGTATTTTACCAGTAATTCCGGGATGTAATCATATCCATCCACCCCAATAAGGGGAATAATCTTAGAGCGATATTTATTCAGGACATTCTGGAAAGCTTCTTTTCCTATCTGTCCTTGCAAAATCGTCAGCAATCCCGCCGTTTGACGCCACTGAGGAGAATAAATCTGCTCCAAAAGATACATACCTAAACTACCTGTGTAGATAGCTTTTTCTATTTGTTGCAGACTATAGTTAGCTTCAGCTAAATAAACTAAATTTAGCCCTTGAAGATACAAATCGCCGGACATTTGGGCAGCTTGCAAACCAAATTCTAAGTATGGAATAGCAACTTGCGGTTGAGACAAAACAATATATGCAATACCGAGACTGCTGTAACAGAGAGATTTACTTTGCTGTAAGACGTATTGTATTCCATAACCATCGCTTAATCGCTCTGAGATCTGCAATCCTTGTTGGAGATAATTAATAGCCGTCTCGTAAACCTCCGGTTCTACCCGTTCCAATTGTTGGGCTTGCAGCACTTCGCTGTAGCCAAAATTTGCCAGGGCGTTTGCTTCTCCTAAACGCTCTCCGGTTTGGCGACTCAAAATTAATGCCCGTTGGCTGTAATTGATGGCTTCGGTATAATTTTTCTGAGCTACATAGATGCGGCTGATGTGATTGAGATTGGCAATTTCACAAGGAATATCCCCCGCAGTTCGGGCTATCTCCAAAGCTTGCTGATGGAATGAATGCGCCTGCTGATATTCCCCTACTGCTCCCATTGAATAGCCCATTAATGTTAAAATGCGAGCTTTTTCTTGGGTGCCTTCAACATATCGAAGTGGTTCATCCAGATAATTCAGAGCCGAACGGAGATAATCCCCGCTGAATGAAGCAAAAATACCGCCGTAGAGGGGAAAGTATTTCTGTATGGTAAATGTGCGGAAAATTTGCAGCGTTATTTGAAAACAGGCGTTAGTTAGGGAAGTGATATAAATAGAATTTCCCGCCCGATTAAAGCCACTGGCTAATTGCGACCAAATCACTGCAAAAGTAAGAAAGGTGGATATGGACAGCTTTGCTCCCACTTTGGCGTCGTAAATGAGTTTGTCAAACCAGTTGACTAGCCCTCGTTGCAAGCACTGTAAAATGACAGCAAGTTCGACTAATTCATTTAGTTGTAAATGTTGTTTTGCTGCGAGTTCAACGATCGACTGATTCAGTGCTAAAGTCTGGAACAGTGCTTTTGGAAAGGGACTATTGACTTGCTTTGCCCATAATGCCCAAGGGCCATTTTGTTCGGGTGCGCCTTCAAATCCGAGTTTTTCTCGATTTCGATCGTAAATCCAACTAACTAAATGTTCTTGCAATCTTTGCCAAGATTTTAAACCTTCAGTTAAGCCTTCTGATAATTGCTGAAGTTCGATCGCTCGATCGGAATCGGAACTTGTTTGAGCTTGTTGCGTTATAGATTTTGCTAATTGCTGTACTTGGTCTAAGTTTAACGCCTGGGCTTGATTGGGATCGATCGCCTGTAACAAAGCGCTCAATCTATGCTCGGATTCTGCTTTTACGATCGCATCCGTCGCAGATGTAATAGCATTCGATACGCGATTTTCCGCCTGATATCGTTCCCATTCTGCTTGGATGGTTTGGATCGCTCTCAAGCTGCGGCTTGCTTTCGCTTGCTTGAATTCATCCTTAGTATTGTCTATCTCGGACTGGGTAGTGGTAATGCGCGAACTCAAGCATCGCTCGAAAATTTCCCCTTCTCCGGCGCTGACACCTTGCAACAGCATTTGATAAACCTGCTGTTTCGAGCGGATCTTGCCCTTGAGGGTCATCTGCACGATTTCGTCGATTAAAGCGAAGTAGCGATCTAGAGAGTCTGACATAGGCTGGTGCGATCGGTTCTGGCAATAAGCATAGCCTGGAAATTACCCATTTGGCTGGTAAACTTTCATTATAGAGCTTTGAATACTATAATCTGTAGAACTTTTGTATTCAAAGATCTAACTTATTGTTCATGCAGTTGAACAAGTTAGATCGATTTTTAGGGCTAGAGATACAACGCCGTCGTACAGAAAAGGGTTGGTCTCAAGAATATCTGGCAGAAATTTCAGGTCTGCACAGAACTTACATCAGCCAGTTAGAACGCGGACTGAAAAGCCCATCAGTGAGAGTTCTCAGTCATATTACTACTGCGTTAGGCGTGACAATGAGCGAATTTTTGCAAGCAGTTGAGGAAGCATTAAGTGCTGACAGACGAAGAGATTGAAAGATTGAGGCAAAGTATTATTGCTACCGTTGCATCTCCGTTAATAGGTTCGATTGAAGATTATGCTTGGGAAGCAATTTTTCATTACGTTAAGAATCTTCCCCTGTCAGATCCGGCATCAGAACGGAGCAAACTTCTTTATGATGCTGTTGATATTGCAACTGGAACTGGTTGGTCGCTTAAGTCTCTTCAGTTAAGCAGTCTCGCTGTTGGGGCTACTTTTTTATTCGTAATTCAAAGAGCAGATGTTATAAAAAAAGCTGACCAACTTGGTTTTCCAGGTCTGACAGAGAAATCCTCACCGCAAGACCTTGGCGCAGCTATTATCCAACATTGGAACGAAAAAATAATGACGAGTTGTTTAGTGCAGGGTGTCACGAACAGCTATGAGGGTATATTGTTGAAAACGATTAGAGGTAACGAATACGTTTATTGTGAATAACCACTCTATTTATTAGAGTCAACAGCTTTTTCTTGGGCTTGGACGGTGGACAGAAGCACTAGAAAACAAGGTGTAGGTTTACAGGGAACTGTGGCAGGCAGAACTGAGTTAGTATGGTACAAAAATCAGAAACAACTTTTCAGAGCAAAAATTATTCCGCCGTCAGCAGTTCGCGTAACTATTGAACGAACTCGCCTTACACTTAACAGGTATGTAGAAACTATTTTGTTAGCTCTACAGGAACAACTTCGCATAGAGTCTTCCGATCGCAATCAAGATCCTTGAGGATAGTTGCAGCGATCGCACTAGCCAGAAGAGGCGGTACAGATTCTCCAATTTGAGCAGCCATATCAGTATATGTTCCTAAAAAGTGAAAGCGATCTGGGTAAGAATGCAATCTCGCCGCTTCGCGTATTGTAATTGTTCTGTCCTGTGTAGGATGAAAAAACCTACCAGAACCAGGATGAAAAACCCATTTCGTGATCGTTCTAGCTGGTTTATCCCAGCAGAGTCTTCCATACGCGCCGCTGTAATGTTTTTTTGGAGCTAATTCAGGCGGTAGATCTCTAGCATCTTGTCCTTCCCTCAATGCGCGTACTCTAGCCATCTGAGTTGGACTCAAAGCACGCGCCAGATGATTAACCAATTTTTGACTTCCACTACGCATTAGTATCTGGTAGTTAGTTTGCGGAGGATATGGATACTTTTTATCTGTATATTCCTGTCCTGCATCTAATGGTGGCAAATCTCCGAGCGCATCCTTGACTGTAAGAATCGGAGAGTCTATCAGATCTAGTAAGTTCAACTGAGTGTTAGGTTTGGTAGATCTTAAATCGCTTCTGATATTACCATAATTTGTAGGTTCCGGTAAGGTAGGACAGCGATCCAAACTAGCAATAAAAAAAGCTCTAGCTCTCGTTTGCGGTACTCCGTAGTGGGCAGAATTTAACGATACAGATCTAACTTTATATCCTAGCAACTCTAGTTTTTCTATTATCTCATCTCTGACTACGCCATTGTAGGCTTTCAATATTTCAGGTACATT is from Argonema galeatum A003/A1 and encodes:
- a CDS encoding tetratricopeptide repeat protein, encoding MSDSLDRYFALIDEIVQMTLKGKIRSKQQVYQMLLQGVSAGEGEIFERCLSSRITTTQSEIDNTKDEFKQAKASRSLRAIQTIQAEWERYQAENRVSNAITSATDAIVKAESEHRLSALLQAIDPNQAQALNLDQVQQLAKSITQQAQTSSDSDRAIELQQLSEGLTEGLKSWQRLQEHLVSWIYDRNREKLGFEGAPEQNGPWALWAKQVNSPFPKALFQTLALNQSIVELAAKQHLQLNELVELAVILQCLQRGLVNWFDKLIYDAKVGAKLSISTFLTFAVIWSQLASGFNRAGNSIYITSLTNACFQITLQIFRTFTIQKYFPLYGGIFASFSGDYLRSALNYLDEPLRYVEGTQEKARILTLMGYSMGAVGEYQQAHSFHQQALEIARTAGDIPCEIANLNHISRIYVAQKNYTEAINYSQRALILSRQTGERLGEANALANFGYSEVLQAQQLERVEPEVYETAINYLQQGLQISERLSDGYGIQYVLQQSKSLCYSSLGIAYIVLSQPQVAIPYLEFGLQAAQMSGDLYLQGLNLVYLAEANYSLQQIEKAIYTGSLGMYLLEQIYSPQWRQTAGLLTILQGQIGKEAFQNVLNKYRSKIIPLIGVDGYDYIPELLVKYQNE
- a CDS encoding DNA cytosine methyltransferase, with protein sequence MMTHTVIDLFAGAGGLTTGFHLAGFKSLCAIDINKKALATYKHNSPTTEVVNNDIRTVEPSDLRSQLGLPKETLTALIGGPPCQGFSRNIPAEYRYLNDPRNQLYQTFLEFVKEFRPLYVVMENVPEILKAYNGVVRDEIIEKLELLGYKVRSVSLNSAHYGVPQTRARAFFIASLDRCPTLPEPTNYGNIRSDLRSTKPNTQLNLLDLIDSPILTVKDALGDLPPLDAGQEYTDKKYPYPPQTNYQILMRSGSQKLVNHLARALSPTQMARVRALREGQDARDLPPELAPKKHYSGAYGRLCWDKPARTITKWVFHPGSGRFFHPTQDRTITIREAARLHSYPDRFHFLGTYTDMAAQIGESVPPLLASAIAATILKDLDCDRKTLCEVVPVELTK
- a CDS encoding helix-turn-helix domain-containing protein; amino-acid sequence: MQLNKLDRFLGLEIQRRRTEKGWSQEYLAEISGLHRTYISQLERGLKSPSVRVLSHITTALGVTMSEFLQAVEEALSADRRRD